Genomic segment of Pseudomonas sp. DY-1:
CACCTGGAACCTGACCCTTCCCGTAGGCGTACCCGCTGTCACCATCGAAACCCCGCTACTGGTGGGCGGCTACCGCGACTACTACTTCCAGAATGACGGCGCCACCGTGCGCTTCTGGGTACCGGTAAACGGCAGCACTACTGCCAACGCCGTCTACCCACGCAGCGAACTGCGCGAAACCTATGCCGATGGCAAGCTGCGCAACTGGACCTACCCCAGCGCCGACAACCTGCTCAGCGCCAACCTTGCGGTCAGCCAGGTACCCTCCACCGGCAAGCTGGTAATCGGCCAGATCCACGCCTACGGCAGCACCAGCCCCATGCTCAAGCTGGAGTACCAGTTCAAGACCAAGACGCAGACCGCCAACATCGTCGCCAAGGTGCGCAACTCCCCCGACGACGAAACCAGCGTGGTGATCCCTTTGCTCAGCGGCATCCCGCTCAACCAGCGCTTCAGCTACGTGATCGACCTGACACCCAACGGCCTGCTCAGCGTCATGGTCAATGGCAGCCTGTGGAGCCAACAGCTCTCCACAGCCTGGGCGCCGAAACCGCTGTACTTCAAGGCGGGGGTGTATGCGCAGGACAACGAGGGATATGAGACGGAAGCGGGAGCGGCGACCTTCTACAGCCTGAAGATCGAGCATCGGGCGCCTTGAGCCCCCTCCCCCCTGGCCCCTCTCCCTGAAGAGGAGAGGGGTGACTCGCGCCTGAATGCATGCAGACGCCGGAAACTGGGCGTGATGCCGAACTCAAACGACGGCCTTGGCACAAACTGGCGCCCCTCTCACTCAGGGAGAGGGGCTGGGGGTGACGGGCTCGACGCACCGCGCCAGCGCCTTCGGATCGAGCAACGAGCAGGGATCACCGCCCAGATAGCTGCGATACACCCTCAGCAGATCCCCTTCGCTGATCCGGCAATCGCCTGCCGGGCACTGGCTGGCGAACTCGAAGCGCCCAGCGGGCGGGTCGGCCAGGCGGATCTTCAACGACGGCCAGCCGGACGGTTTCGCCGCCGACGGCGTGAACAACCAGACGCCCTTGCGCTGCACCAGGGCGCCGCCGGCTTCGGCATAGTCGAAGACGAACATCAGGGTGCGCGATGTCTTGGTGGTGCAGTCGGTGCGATCCAGGCATTGCTGCGGATCGCTGGATACCGGCTCGGGCGGCGGCGCAGGGGCCACCGGCGGCTGGCCGGCGCAACCCGTGAGCAGCAGGGCGAAACCCATCATCAGGGGCAGGCGCATCGGAAACTCCTGTTGCCGGATACGAAAGAGCCCCGCATGGCGGGGCTCCTCGTGAAGCACGACGGGATCAGTTGACCTTGGCGGCCAGCTCGCCCTTGGCGTAACGCTGGAACATGCCTTCCAGGGAGACCGGCTTGATCTTGGAGGCGTTGCCGGCAGTGCCGAAAGCTTCGTAACGGGCGATGCAGATGTCGCGCATGGCTTCGACAGTCTTGGCGAAGTATTTGCGCGGATCGAACTCGGCCGGGTTCTTGGCCAGGAAGCTACGGATGGCACCAGTGGAGGCCAGACGCAGGTCGGTGTCGATGTTGACCTTGCGCACGCCGTACTTGATGCCTTCGACGATCTCTTCGACCGGCACACCGTAGGTTTCCTTAATGTCGCCGCCGAACTCGTTGATGATCGCCAGCCAGTCCTGCGGAACGGAGGAAGAACCGTGCATCACCAGGTGGGTGTTGGGGATGCGCTTGTGGATTTCCTTGATGCGGTCGATGGCGAGGATGTCACCGGTCGGCGGCTTGGTGAACTTGTAGGCGCCGTGGCTGGTGCCGATGGCGATGGCCAGGGCGTCCACCTGGGTCTTCTTGACGAAGTCGGCAGCCTCTTCCGGGTCGGTCAGCATCTGGCTGTGATCCAGGATGCCTTCCGCGCCAACGCCATCTTCCTCGCCGGCCTGGCCGGTTTCCAGGGAACCCAGGCAACCCAGTTCGCCTTCCACGGACACGCCGCAGGCGTGGGCGAAGGCAACGGTCTGCTGGGTAACGCGGACGTTGTACTCGTAGTCGGACGGGGTCTTGCCGTCTTCACGCAGGGAGCCGTCCATCATCACGGAAGAGAAGCCCAGCTGAATGGAGCGCTGGCAGACGTCGGGGCTGGTGCCGTGGTCCTGGTGCATGCACACCGGGATGTGCGGGAATTCTTCGATGGCAGCCAGGATCAGGTGGCGCAGGAAGGGAGCGCCGGCATATTTGCGAGCACCCGCGGAGGCCTGCACGATCACCGGGGAATCGGTCTTGTCGGCCGCTTCCATGATGGCGCGCATCTGTTCCAGGTTGTTGACGTTGAAAGCCGGAACGCCGTAGCCGAATTCGGCGGCGTGGTCCAGCATCTGGCGCATGCTGATGAGTGCCATGGTGTTTCAGTCTCCCGATTGGGTGGGCTGTCAAATTACAAAGCCTGCCGCAGGGGCAGGCCGGGTTCAAGTTCCCGGGGAGGAGCGGTCATCCGCCAACCCCGGGGGAAATCAAAAACGGGTCAGAGGGCCTTGCAGCCGCGACCGATCAGATCATCGGTCGCCACCCAGTAGACCAGGCCTTCATCACCCTTGGTGTGGAAAGCCAGGTTGCCGTCGCTGTAGAGCGCGCCGGAGCCCGAGGGTTCCCGCTTCAGGCGGTGGACGATGTCACCACCACCCAGGCGCAGGTCGATGCTCTCCTGAGTCGCATCACTGAAACGCCACAGCACTTCGGCCTGGCTGTCGCAGACCCAGCGGGCCCAGTCGTCGCTGGGGGCCTGCTGACCAGCGCAACCCGCCAACAGCGCGACGCCCGCGAAGGCGAACCATCCTTTCATCCACGTCTCCTTGGGGGATGGCTCCGGCCATCCGCGCACCGCTCCGTCATGGGCAGTGCTGTTGTCCTTCATCGCTCATAGTGGGGTCGCCACTGGCCTGAGCCTCCACCCGCTGGTCGTCCTGGTTGCTCGGGACTATCACCTGGGGCGGGCTGATCACTTCACAGGTGCTGGACGGCTTGCCACCGGCACAACCCCAGAGTCCAGCACAGAGAATCAGCAGAATCGCAGCGTAGCGCATGGCAGGCACTCCTCTTTGCATCCCCTATCAAGGGACCACGGGGGCCTGCCATGGTTTAGGCCTTTTACACCAGCGACACTGATCTTCACGGCCTCGCGAGCTAGAAAAGAGCAAGGCGAAAATGGCTGAAGACGCGGAGTTTACGACTGTAAATGAGCAGTCTGAAGCCATTTTCAACGCAGCTATTCCGACGCGCAGCAGGCCGTTACGCCTTGGCGCGCTGCTCCAGCACTTCCACGGCGGGCAGCACCTTACCTTCGACGAACTCCAGGAAAGCGCCACCGCCGGTGGAGATGTAGGAGATCTGCTCGTTCACGCCGTACTTGTCGATCGCGGCCAGGGTGTCGCCACCGCCGGCGATGGAGAAGGCCGGGCTTTCAGCGATGGCCTGGGCCAGGACTTTGGTGCCGTTGCCGAACTGGTCGAACTCGAATACGCCGA
This window contains:
- a CDS encoding polysaccharide lyase family 7 protein encodes the protein MIDLSTWNLTLPVGVPAVTIETPLLVGGYRDYYFQNDGATVRFWVPVNGSTTANAVYPRSELRETYADGKLRNWTYPSADNLLSANLAVSQVPSTGKLVIGQIHAYGSTSPMLKLEYQFKTKTQTANIVAKVRNSPDDETSVVIPLLSGIPLNQRFSYVIDLTPNGLLSVMVNGSLWSQQLSTAWAPKPLYFKAGVYAQDNEGYETEAGAATFYSLKIEHRAP
- the fba gene encoding class II fructose-bisphosphate aldolase (catalyzes the reversible aldol condensation of dihydroxyacetonephosphate and glyceraldehyde 3-phosphate in the Calvin cycle, glycolysis, and/or gluconeogenesis), with the protein product MALISMRQMLDHAAEFGYGVPAFNVNNLEQMRAIMEAADKTDSPVIVQASAGARKYAGAPFLRHLILAAIEEFPHIPVCMHQDHGTSPDVCQRSIQLGFSSVMMDGSLREDGKTPSDYEYNVRVTQQTVAFAHACGVSVEGELGCLGSLETGQAGEEDGVGAEGILDHSQMLTDPEEAADFVKKTQVDALAIAIGTSHGAYKFTKPPTGDILAIDRIKEIHKRIPNTHLVMHGSSSVPQDWLAIINEFGGDIKETYGVPVEEIVEGIKYGVRKVNIDTDLRLASTGAIRSFLAKNPAEFDPRKYFAKTVEAMRDICIARYEAFGTAGNASKIKPVSLEGMFQRYAKGELAAKVN
- a CDS encoding MliC family protein, giving the protein MKGWFAFAGVALLAGCAGQQAPSDDWARWVCDSQAEVLWRFSDATQESIDLRLGGGDIVHRLKREPSGSGALYSDGNLAFHTKGDEGLVYWVATDDLIGRGCKAL